One Symphalangus syndactylus isolate Jambi chromosome 20, NHGRI_mSymSyn1-v2.1_pri, whole genome shotgun sequence DNA segment encodes these proteins:
- the TMEM132E gene encoding transmembrane protein 132E isoform X1 gives MAPGMSGRGGAALLCLSALFAHVCGQREKGESWIPGDPTPAETAASGRSHPASPSPPGPQASPVLPVSYRLSHTRLAFFLREARPPSPAVANSSLQRSEPFVVFQTKELPVLNVSLGPFSTSQVVARELLQPSSTLDIPERLTVNWKVRAFIVRSHVPASQPVAQVLFYVAGRDWDDFGVTERLPCVRLHAFRDAREVKSSCRLSGGLATCLVRAELPLAWFGPPAPAAPPTARRKSPEGLEPEAMGDSQQAELYYTLHAPDASGGCGGSRRGAGPGLGARAESPTQHPLLRIGSISLFRPPARRTLQEHRLDSNLMIRLPDRPLKPGEVLSILLYLAPNSSSPSSPSVEHFTLRVKAKKGVTLLGTKSRSGQWHVTSELLTGAKHSTATVDVAWAQGTPLPPREGQGPLEILQLDFEMENFTSQSVKRRIMWHIDYRGHGALPDLERAVTELTVIQRDVQAILPLAMDTEIINTAILTGRTVAIPVKVIAIEVNGLVLDVSALVECESDNEDIIKVSSSCDYVFVSGKESRGSMNARVTFRYDVLNAPLEMTVWVPKLPLHIELSDARLSQVKGWRVPILPDRRSVRESEDEDEEEEERRQSASRGCTLQYQHATLQVFTQFHTTSSEGTDQVVTMLGPDWLVEVTDLVSDFMRVGDPRVAHMVDSSTLAGLEPGTTHFKVVSPLTEAVLGETLLTVTEEKVSIIQLQAQVVASLALSLRPSPGSSHTILATTAAQQTLSFLKQEALLSLWLSYSDGTTAPLSLYSPRDYGLLVSSLDERVATVTQDRAFPLVVAEAEGAGELLRAELTIAESCQKTKRKSVLATTPVGLRVHFGRDEEDPTYDYPGPSQPGPGGGEDEARGAGPPGSALPAPEAPGPGTASPVVPPTEDFLPLPTGFLQMPRGLTDLEIGMYALLGVFCLAILVFLINCIVFVLRYRHKRIPPEGQTSMDHSHHWVFLGNGQPLRVQAELSPPAGNPLETVPACCHGDHHSSGSSQTSVQSQVHGRGDGSSGGSARDQAEDPASSPTSKRKRVKFTTFTTLPSEELAYDSVPAGEEDEEEEEDLGWGCPDVAGTARPTAPPDLHNYMRRIKEIA, from the exons TCTGTGGccaaagggagaagggagagagctgGATCCCTGGAGACCCTACACCAGCTGAGACAGCAG CCTCTGGCCGCTCCCACCCAGCCAGCCCCAGCCCGCCGGGGCCACAGGCCAGCCCGGTGCTGCCAGTCAGCTACCGCCTGTCGCACACGCGGCTGGCCTTCTTCCTGCGGGAGGCGCGGCCCCCGTCACCCGCGGTCGCCAACAGCTCTCTGCAGCGCTCGGAGCCCTTCGTGGTGTTCCAGACCAAGGAGCTGCCGGTCCTCAACGTCTCTCTTGGGCCCTTCAGCACCAGCCAGGTGGTGGCGCGGGAGCTCCTGCAGCCGTCCAGCACCCTGGACATCCCCGAGCGCCTGACGGTGAATTGGAAGGTGCGGGCCTTCATCGTCCGCTCGCACGTGCCTGCCTCGCAGCCGGTGGCCCAGGTGCTGTTCTACGTGGCCGGCCGGGACTGGGACGACTTCGGCGTCACCGAGCGGCTGCCCTGTGTCCGCTTGCACGCCTTCCGGGATGCCCGGGAAGTCAAGAGCTCCTGCCGCCTCAGCGGGGGCCTGGCCACTTGTCTCGTGCGGGCCGAGCTGCCCCTGGCCTGGTTCGGGCCCCCAGCCCCCGCTGCGCCGCCCACGGCCCGTCGCAAGTCCCCGGAGGGGCTGGAGCCCGAGGCGATGGGAGACAGCCAGCAGGCCGAGCTCTACTACACGCTCCACGCCCCTGATGCGTCGGGGGGCTGCGGGGGCTCCCGCCGGGGGGCCGGGCCCGGGCTGGGGGCCCGAGCGGAGAGCCCTACCCAGCACCCCCTGCTGCGCATCGGAAGCATCAGCCTGTTCCGCCCGCCCGCCAGGAGGACACTGCAGGAGCACAGGCTGGACAGCAACCTGATGATCCGCCTGCCAGACCGGCCCCTCAAGCCCGGGGAAGTGCTCAGCATCCTCCTCTATCTGGCCCCCAACTCCTCCTCGCCCTCCAGCCCCAGCGTGGAGCACTTCACACTCAG GGTGAAGGCCAAGAAGGGTGTGACCCTTTTAGGTACCAAGTCACGGAGTGGCCAGTGGCATGTGACCTCGGAGCTGCTGACTGGGGCAAAGCACTCAACAGCCACCGTGGATGTGGCATGGGCTCAGGGCACACCCCTGCCCCCCCG GGAAGGCCAGGGCCCCTTGGAGATCCTGCAGCTGGACTTTGAAATGGAGAACTTCACCAGCCAGTCGGTCAAGCGGAGGATCATGTGGCACATTGACTACCGTGGCCACGGCGCCCTGCCTGACCTGGAACGGGCAGTCACTGAGCTGACGGTCATTCAGCGGGATGTGCAAGCCATCCTGCCCCTGGCCATG GACACAGAGATCATCAACACGGCCATTCTGACTGGCCGGACAGTGGCCATCCCTGTCAAGGTCATTGCCATCGAGGTGAATGGCCTCGTCCTAGATGTCTCCGCCCTAGTGGAATGCGAGTCTGACAATGAAGACATCATCAAG gtaTCCAGCAGCTGTGACTACGTGTTTGTGAGCGGAAAAGAGTCTCGAGGGTCCATGAACGCCAGGGTCACCTTCCGCTACGACGTCCTCAATGCCCCCCTGGAAATGACAGTATGGGTCCCCAAGCTGCCCTTGCACATTGAGCTCTCAGATGCCCGCCTCAGCCAAGTGAAGGGCTGGAGGGTACCTATCCTCCCCGACCGGAG GTCAGTCCGGGAAAGTGAGGacgaggacgaggaggaggaggagcggcGGCAGAGTGCAAGCCGTGGCTGCACCCTGCAGTACCAGCATGCCACCCTGCAGGTCTTCACCCAGTTCCACACGACATCATCCGAGGGCACCGACCAGGTGGTCACCATGTTAGGCCCGGACTGGCTGGTGGAGGTCACCGACCTAGTCAGTGACTTCATGCGGGTGGGCGACCCCCGAGTGGCACACATGGTGGACAGCAGCACGCTGGCAGGGCTGGAGCCAGGCACCACCCATTTTAAG GTGGTGTCTCCGCTGACGGAGGCTGTGCTCGGGGAGACACTGCTGACGGTGACGGAGGAGAAGGTCAGCATCATACAGCTTCAGGCCCAGGTGGTGGCCAGCCTGGCCCTCTCCCTGCGGCCCAGCCCTGGGAGCAGCCACACCATCCTAGCCACCACAGCTGCCCAGCAGACCTTGAGCTTCCTCAAGCAG gaagccctacTGAGCCTCTGGCTCTCCTACAGTGATGGCACCACAGCCCCACTCTCCCTCTACAGCCCCCGAGACTACGGACTGCTAGTGAGCAGCCTGGATGAGCGTGTGGCCACTGTGACCCAGGACCGGGCCTTCCCTCTGGTAGTGGCTGAGGCCGAGGGGGCAGGGGAGCTGCTTCGCGCAGAGCTAACCATCGCTGAGAGCTGTCAGAAAACCAAACGCAAGAGTGTGCTGGCCACGACCCCTGTGGGCCTGCGGGTTCACTTTGGGAGGGACGAGGAGGACCCCACTTACGACTACCCGGGCCCCAGCCAACCAGGGCCTGGCGGGGGCGAGGACGAGGCCCGGGGAGCTGGCCCGCCAGGCTCTGCGCTACCCGCACCGGAGGCCCCAGGCCCGGGCACGGCCAGCCCCGTCGTGCCACCCACAGAAGACTTCCTGCCGCTGCCCACCGGCTTCCTGCAGATGCCACGGGGTCTGACAGACCTGGAGATCGGTATGTACGCGCTGCTGGGCGTCTTCTGCCTCGCCATCCTCGTCTTCCTCATCAACTGCATCGTTTTCGTGCTGCGCTACCGGCACAAGCGCATCCCGCCCGAGGGCCAGACCAGCATGGACCACTCTCACCACTGGGTGTTCCTGGGCAACGGGCAGCCGCTGCGGGTGCAAGCAGAGCTCTCGCCGCCGGCAGGCAACCCGCTGGAAACCGTGCCCGCCTGCTGCCACGGCGACCACCACAGCAGCGGCAGCTCGCAGACCAGCGTCCAGAGCCAGGTGCACGGCCGGGGCGACGGCTCCTCGGGCGGCTCAGCCCGAGACCAAGCCGAGGACCCAGCCAGCTCGCCCACCTCCAAGCGCAAGCGGGTCA
- the TMEM132E gene encoding transmembrane protein 132E isoform X2 — translation MAPGMSGRGGAALLCLSALFAHASGRSHPASPSPPGPQASPVLPVSYRLSHTRLAFFLREARPPSPAVANSSLQRSEPFVVFQTKELPVLNVSLGPFSTSQVVARELLQPSSTLDIPERLTVNWKVRAFIVRSHVPASQPVAQVLFYVAGRDWDDFGVTERLPCVRLHAFRDAREVKSSCRLSGGLATCLVRAELPLAWFGPPAPAAPPTARRKSPEGLEPEAMGDSQQAELYYTLHAPDASGGCGGSRRGAGPGLGARAESPTQHPLLRIGSISLFRPPARRTLQEHRLDSNLMIRLPDRPLKPGEVLSILLYLAPNSSSPSSPSVEHFTLRVKAKKGVTLLGTKSRSGQWHVTSELLTGAKHSTATVDVAWAQGTPLPPREGQGPLEILQLDFEMENFTSQSVKRRIMWHIDYRGHGALPDLERAVTELTVIQRDVQAILPLAMDTEIINTAILTGRTVAIPVKVIAIEVNGLVLDVSALVECESDNEDIIKVSSSCDYVFVSGKESRGSMNARVTFRYDVLNAPLEMTVWVPKLPLHIELSDARLSQVKGWRVPILPDRRSVRESEDEDEEEEERRQSASRGCTLQYQHATLQVFTQFHTTSSEGTDQVVTMLGPDWLVEVTDLVSDFMRVGDPRVAHMVDSSTLAGLEPGTTHFKVVSPLTEAVLGETLLTVTEEKVSIIQLQAQVVASLALSLRPSPGSSHTILATTAAQQTLSFLKQEALLSLWLSYSDGTTAPLSLYSPRDYGLLVSSLDERVATVTQDRAFPLVVAEAEGAGELLRAELTIAESCQKTKRKSVLATTPVGLRVHFGRDEEDPTYDYPGPSQPGPGGGEDEARGAGPPGSALPAPEAPGPGTASPVVPPTEDFLPLPTGFLQMPRGLTDLEIGMYALLGVFCLAILVFLINCIVFVLRYRHKRIPPEGQTSMDHSHHWVFLGNGQPLRVQAELSPPAGNPLETVPACCHGDHHSSGSSQTSVQSQVHGRGDGSSGGSARDQAEDPASSPTSKRKRVKFTTFTTLPSEELAYDSVPAGEEDEEEEEDLGWGCPDVAGTARPTAPPDLHNYMRRIKEIA, via the exons CCTCTGGCCGCTCCCACCCAGCCAGCCCCAGCCCGCCGGGGCCACAGGCCAGCCCGGTGCTGCCAGTCAGCTACCGCCTGTCGCACACGCGGCTGGCCTTCTTCCTGCGGGAGGCGCGGCCCCCGTCACCCGCGGTCGCCAACAGCTCTCTGCAGCGCTCGGAGCCCTTCGTGGTGTTCCAGACCAAGGAGCTGCCGGTCCTCAACGTCTCTCTTGGGCCCTTCAGCACCAGCCAGGTGGTGGCGCGGGAGCTCCTGCAGCCGTCCAGCACCCTGGACATCCCCGAGCGCCTGACGGTGAATTGGAAGGTGCGGGCCTTCATCGTCCGCTCGCACGTGCCTGCCTCGCAGCCGGTGGCCCAGGTGCTGTTCTACGTGGCCGGCCGGGACTGGGACGACTTCGGCGTCACCGAGCGGCTGCCCTGTGTCCGCTTGCACGCCTTCCGGGATGCCCGGGAAGTCAAGAGCTCCTGCCGCCTCAGCGGGGGCCTGGCCACTTGTCTCGTGCGGGCCGAGCTGCCCCTGGCCTGGTTCGGGCCCCCAGCCCCCGCTGCGCCGCCCACGGCCCGTCGCAAGTCCCCGGAGGGGCTGGAGCCCGAGGCGATGGGAGACAGCCAGCAGGCCGAGCTCTACTACACGCTCCACGCCCCTGATGCGTCGGGGGGCTGCGGGGGCTCCCGCCGGGGGGCCGGGCCCGGGCTGGGGGCCCGAGCGGAGAGCCCTACCCAGCACCCCCTGCTGCGCATCGGAAGCATCAGCCTGTTCCGCCCGCCCGCCAGGAGGACACTGCAGGAGCACAGGCTGGACAGCAACCTGATGATCCGCCTGCCAGACCGGCCCCTCAAGCCCGGGGAAGTGCTCAGCATCCTCCTCTATCTGGCCCCCAACTCCTCCTCGCCCTCCAGCCCCAGCGTGGAGCACTTCACACTCAG GGTGAAGGCCAAGAAGGGTGTGACCCTTTTAGGTACCAAGTCACGGAGTGGCCAGTGGCATGTGACCTCGGAGCTGCTGACTGGGGCAAAGCACTCAACAGCCACCGTGGATGTGGCATGGGCTCAGGGCACACCCCTGCCCCCCCG GGAAGGCCAGGGCCCCTTGGAGATCCTGCAGCTGGACTTTGAAATGGAGAACTTCACCAGCCAGTCGGTCAAGCGGAGGATCATGTGGCACATTGACTACCGTGGCCACGGCGCCCTGCCTGACCTGGAACGGGCAGTCACTGAGCTGACGGTCATTCAGCGGGATGTGCAAGCCATCCTGCCCCTGGCCATG GACACAGAGATCATCAACACGGCCATTCTGACTGGCCGGACAGTGGCCATCCCTGTCAAGGTCATTGCCATCGAGGTGAATGGCCTCGTCCTAGATGTCTCCGCCCTAGTGGAATGCGAGTCTGACAATGAAGACATCATCAAG gtaTCCAGCAGCTGTGACTACGTGTTTGTGAGCGGAAAAGAGTCTCGAGGGTCCATGAACGCCAGGGTCACCTTCCGCTACGACGTCCTCAATGCCCCCCTGGAAATGACAGTATGGGTCCCCAAGCTGCCCTTGCACATTGAGCTCTCAGATGCCCGCCTCAGCCAAGTGAAGGGCTGGAGGGTACCTATCCTCCCCGACCGGAG GTCAGTCCGGGAAAGTGAGGacgaggacgaggaggaggaggagcggcGGCAGAGTGCAAGCCGTGGCTGCACCCTGCAGTACCAGCATGCCACCCTGCAGGTCTTCACCCAGTTCCACACGACATCATCCGAGGGCACCGACCAGGTGGTCACCATGTTAGGCCCGGACTGGCTGGTGGAGGTCACCGACCTAGTCAGTGACTTCATGCGGGTGGGCGACCCCCGAGTGGCACACATGGTGGACAGCAGCACGCTGGCAGGGCTGGAGCCAGGCACCACCCATTTTAAG GTGGTGTCTCCGCTGACGGAGGCTGTGCTCGGGGAGACACTGCTGACGGTGACGGAGGAGAAGGTCAGCATCATACAGCTTCAGGCCCAGGTGGTGGCCAGCCTGGCCCTCTCCCTGCGGCCCAGCCCTGGGAGCAGCCACACCATCCTAGCCACCACAGCTGCCCAGCAGACCTTGAGCTTCCTCAAGCAG gaagccctacTGAGCCTCTGGCTCTCCTACAGTGATGGCACCACAGCCCCACTCTCCCTCTACAGCCCCCGAGACTACGGACTGCTAGTGAGCAGCCTGGATGAGCGTGTGGCCACTGTGACCCAGGACCGGGCCTTCCCTCTGGTAGTGGCTGAGGCCGAGGGGGCAGGGGAGCTGCTTCGCGCAGAGCTAACCATCGCTGAGAGCTGTCAGAAAACCAAACGCAAGAGTGTGCTGGCCACGACCCCTGTGGGCCTGCGGGTTCACTTTGGGAGGGACGAGGAGGACCCCACTTACGACTACCCGGGCCCCAGCCAACCAGGGCCTGGCGGGGGCGAGGACGAGGCCCGGGGAGCTGGCCCGCCAGGCTCTGCGCTACCCGCACCGGAGGCCCCAGGCCCGGGCACGGCCAGCCCCGTCGTGCCACCCACAGAAGACTTCCTGCCGCTGCCCACCGGCTTCCTGCAGATGCCACGGGGTCTGACAGACCTGGAGATCGGTATGTACGCGCTGCTGGGCGTCTTCTGCCTCGCCATCCTCGTCTTCCTCATCAACTGCATCGTTTTCGTGCTGCGCTACCGGCACAAGCGCATCCCGCCCGAGGGCCAGACCAGCATGGACCACTCTCACCACTGGGTGTTCCTGGGCAACGGGCAGCCGCTGCGGGTGCAAGCAGAGCTCTCGCCGCCGGCAGGCAACCCGCTGGAAACCGTGCCCGCCTGCTGCCACGGCGACCACCACAGCAGCGGCAGCTCGCAGACCAGCGTCCAGAGCCAGGTGCACGGCCGGGGCGACGGCTCCTCGGGCGGCTCAGCCCGAGACCAAGCCGAGGACCCAGCCAGCTCGCCCACCTCCAAGCGCAAGCGGGTCA